From Dermochelys coriacea isolate rDerCor1 chromosome 23, rDerCor1.pri.v4, whole genome shotgun sequence, one genomic window encodes:
- the ZWINT gene encoding ZW10 interactor — translation MAAAGLARELLAQLDEALAFEGPTREELEAELPAKVLVEHAVDTRKKQKWMCSQLHVVKFLLEFLDQRDSAPFDQKTTEAVVRNEMVQAKQQWKQLKAGYQQQVEAIEGAVPRVLAQLEKGQHLAQRLKEALARYEAQRHEAEKKARDARERWQKEQEQVEERQQQLEEQAALLRSRVEAQRQELHRLQGELQSQECVASGWREKVERTSALCQLLETLQGVRVVSASADEIDVELMPGPQLTTPDPQPATPDPQLLRLTLCWAEDGSIRVRSHSPLFPSPVPCTDVRSTVLELQHSYSQLAPLLTEIQALQTSFSIDWQPQERQLRFLQPSAIWTLAVEPGYPMGGGVRLLAVQRQHGPGDPGAWKPPQETPSLRDWLEYLSTLDI, via the exons ATGGCCGCGGCTGGGCTGGCCCGGGA gcTCCTGGCCCAGCTGGATGAGGCGCTGGCTTTCGAGGGGCCAACCCGAGAGGAGCTGGAGGCGGAGCTGCCAGCCAAAGTCCTGGTGGAGCATGCTGTG GATACACGGAAGAAGCAGAAGTGGATGTGTAGCCAGCTCCATGTGGTCAAATTCCTGCTGGAATTCTTGGATCAGAGGGACTCAGCCCCCTTTGATCAGAAGACCACAGAGGCAGTTGTCC GGAACGAGATGGTGCAAGCCAAGCAGCAGTGGAAGCAGCTGAAGGCTGGCTACCAGCAGCAGGTGGAAGCCATCGAGGGGGCAGTGCCCCGTGTGCTGGCTCAGCTGGAGAAGGGCCAGCACCTGGCACAGcggctgaaggaggctctggcgCGATACGAGGCCCAG agacACGAGGCTGAGAAGAAGGCAAGGGATGCCCGGGAGAGATGGCAGAAGGAACAG GAGCAGGTGGAGgagcggcagcagcagctggaggagcaggcagcttTGCTGCGGAGCCGGGTGGAGGCTCAGCGCCAGGAACTGCACCGGCTGCAGGGGGAGCTCCAGAGCCAGGAGTGTGTCGCCAGTGGCTGGAGGGAGAAGGTGGAGag gacctctgccctcTGCCAGCTCTTGGAGACTCTCCAAGGGGTCCGGGTGGTCTCTGCCTCTGCTGATGAAATCGACGTGGAGCTGATGCCCGGTCCCCAGCTGACGACCCCTGATCCCCAGCCAGCGACCCCCGACCCCCAGCTGCTGAGGCTCACCTTGTGCTGGGCAGAGGATGGGAGCATCAGGGTGCGG agccacagtcccctcttcccatcccctgTGCCCTGCACTGACGTCCGGAGCACCGTCCTGGAGCTGCAGCACAGCTACAGCCAGCTGGCCCCACTCCTGACTGAGATTCAGGCCCTCCAGACCAG cttctcCATCGACTGGCAGCCCCAGGAGCGCCAGCTCCGCTTCCTACAGCCCTCAGCCATCTGGACGCTGGCGGTGGAGCCGGGATACCCGATGGGGGGGGGCGTCCGACTGCTGGCAGTACAAAGGCAGCATGGTCCTGGGGACCCCGGGGCCTGGAAG cccccacaggAAACCCCATCCCTGCGTGACTGGCTGGAATACTTGAGCACTCTGGACATCTGA